The nucleotide sequence ttgcatcttttttgtaaaccagcatctgcagttctttgtttctatcggCTGCTTCTTCCAAATAGCCACGTTTATTGTGAGAATATCCCAATTTTCTGATCTGTTTCTTCACCCCTTTCTCTCCATTAATAATGTCTCTGCTCACCGGCTTTTGTTCCCTATGCTGTTGGTGCAGGTCCTGACTCTTGCCTTTTAATCACTAGCTATGGTTGCTTGTGCTAAAATCCTGGATAGCTAGGGTTTTTGTTCACCAGCCAGGTAGGGCCACGGAGGTGACTCGGCAGTAGGGGTTTCACAGTCAGCAGGGTTTGTATTGGGAAAGTGTTTGTGTTCAATGTAATAGTGGCCTTTCCTTGTTTTCAGCTCTTCAGCTTCCATTAGCAAATGATGCTGGCAGCCGATCATCTTCATCAGAAACCTCGCCACAGCATCACCCGCCCCCTTCACGTCCTCGGCACATGCTCAGCCTCCCACAACCGCTGCTGCAGAAGAGCATGGAAAGGTAAGAAAAGGCTACACCTTATACTTGAGtgtgtaaggaagaactgcagatgctggttatggcTCTCTTGACTCATGATTGTAGTGTAATCCGAAGTAGTACGGAAATATTAACGTGTAATAGCAGAACAACCGAATGACATGAGGAATATGAAGTGCAGTGATTGTTAGAATGTCTCACAAGCTAGCGTGGCAAGACATTCTAACAGATAAGAGaaagttcgatttagctcttagggctaaaggaatcaagtaaTATGGGGTAAAATCAGGAAcgagatactgattttggatgatcagccatgatcatattgaatggcggtgctggctcgaagggccgaatggcctactcctgcacctatttttctttgtttctatcaatGAGACAATGAGGTTTATGTTCGGAGGAATGGATTATTTTGGGCTTTCTGGGCAAAAAGCTCTTGGCTTTCGTTCTAATTTCATGACTTGTTGGAGGTCTGCCATAaccattgttttgtttatttttacagcATGGAGATTGAGCAGAAGCTGCAAGAGATTATGAAACAAACTGGGTACCTGACAATAGGAGGGCAGGTAAGAGATATGATAGTTGCTCCTTATGCTTCATTAACCTCTTGGTTGAAGCGTGTCGTAACTGCGAAatccagacacaaagtgctggagtaacttagtgggtcaggcagcacctctgggggaaaaagaatgggtgacgtatctggtcgggacccttcagaggtgaacgttggtcccgacccaaaacgtcgcccatcctttttctccagagatgctgcctgacccgctgagttactccagcactttgtgtccatcttcggtataaagatGGACACAAGAGGTTTGAAGTTGACCGCCAGCCTCGGCAGGTTTGAAGGTGAGTCGTATATCACAACCACCCTTGACGTGAAGTTGTAGCACCTGACATTCCCTGCTGAACAGCATACACCTTCTTCAAGGTGCGTTTTTCTTGTTCTGTACACtatcactctacactgcgcacctgtggtcgaactatggaaagacaagtttgcagagactaaaggtggcatataactatgccatgagaacactgctaaggcaacctagatggtgtagtgccagtaatatgtttgtggctgcaggagtcagtactttagaagctatcctaagacatcacatgtataaattcatttgcaggataaatgactctaaaaatgtaattattgtggccttgtcaaacataagggttagcaccacacgctacgaatcccagttgtggagacactggtatcgttgtctcgttgtaggctattgatcattcttttaatctggatttttaacatgtattgtgtttttttttaaaatatataatttatgcttttatgtgatatactaagattttatatatatttatgatatttaatatgcaatgcatttttaatgtaatgttgccccttgtctggacctcgagtccgaaataaagtttattattattattattattatcactgaAGGTAATCAAACGCCTTGATTCTGCATCAGAAGCTTCTACTTCACTGATGTTATTCGCAGCAAAAAACATCTCTAAACTTTCGATGTACGCACTGAACCTTTCCCGGCTTTGCAGGAACTCACCCAATCGTCCGACATACCCGCTGGGCACCGCCATTTTGGATTTCTAACCGTCTCACAGAATTCAAACTTTGTGACCAGATTTTCAGCTTTCCGTGGCACCAAATGTTAAACATCCTTCTCGGCGCCTCTGTAGAATTCCtaattaaaggttcaaaggtttatttattgtcacatacaccaatcggtgtagtgaaattcaagttgccattgcagcacataaataCCCCAACCTGCCTAGCTATATTCCAGCCAAATAATTCatgttcatacgtgataggattagaattaggccattcggcccattcaaccatggctgatctatctctccctctcaaccccattctcctgccttctccgcattacccctgacacctgtattccTGGTAATCCTTAAAATAATCCACAACCTAACTTTTTTAACTTTATGGTAACTTATACTGCATTCTGTATTCGACTGAGTTGTGACCCCAACTATTGGAAGTATTTCCCCTCTGATGCCTATAAACGTCAGTGCTGCTCATGCCAGACTTGATCAAGTGCTTCCTTCATGTCAAGGGGAGGCACTTTCATCTCTGTTCTTTGCAAAACTGTTATAAAGTCTAGAGCTAAGGATCCTGGCTGAACCCAATCTGAGACAAGTGACAAGGTCATTGGTAAATACTGCCGTACTTTGACACaaggaagcaactgacagaaaggcgttttcttgtaaatgaggaaaacgtgtatttctttcagctctctgtgatggaatttcttacttctctggtgtaaatattttcaaattgtactcGGAGAAGGACTTATTTTGTTCACCGTTGTGTAGAGCAAATCTCAAATACCCGAAAACAAGCAATAACTGAATATTGACAAAattgtcagttgcttccttttgtcaaaCTAGGGCAGAATACTACTTGAAAGCCATCCTTCACTGCTGATAGGGCAGTAATTTATGAGGTTGGATTGAATGTGATGTACAGGACATAcgctggcagtttccacattgCCTGCTGGTGGTCAGTGCGgtctctgggccgaagggccagtgtcATGCCGTGTGGCTCTATGACTGTGTACGAGAcatctaataataatattaataataagatcttttattgtcattgcacataagcgcagcaagatttggtatgcagcttccatccgatgtcataacttaaataactaataaaatttagatataggtaccccgagaacatggtttgtaaaaatgaacattacaacagtaaaatagtaaaaactgttcaaacagactaaatctAACATCAAATGTTGCAGGTCTGAGTTCATAATGACCGTTCCTGACCGCTGCTTCTTTGTATGTTTGTGTCAGCGATATCAGGCTGAGATCAGTGACCTGGAAAATCTGGGCGAGATTGGCAGCGGTACGTGCGGGCAGGTGTGGAAAATGAGGTTCAAGAAATCAGGACACATAATAGCAGTGAAGGTAAGTAAGGCACACGTAATcagatggaagggggtggggagatgaTCGCACGTCTTGTTTCTTATTTATAATACTAATACAAGTGGAGAAAAATATCTTatgaagtgtttttttaaatcataaaagCTGTTCATTGATGGCTGAGTGCAAATGTAACTCCAGGTAAACTTGAACCATACAAATCATTGAATGTTCTTCTAGAGCAGACTTGTTGTTCTGCACCTGGATTTTACTGgggtgtttagtttggagatatagtgcggaagcaggcccttcggcccaccgagcacgGGCCGACCAGCCATTcccgcacactaccactatcctatacacagtttacaattatacccaaagccaattaacctacaaacctgcacgtctttggagtgtgggaggaaaccggagcacccggagaaaactcacgcaggtcgcagggagaacgtgcaaactccgtacagacagcacccgtagtcaagattgaacccgggactcagatgctgtcaggcagcgactctaccactgtaaggcagcaactctacctctacgcCCCGGGTGGTTGAGATTGAATGAGATTGGGGGAAGAAGGAAGCAGTTTGAAGGGAATTCAGGAAGGAGAGGATCAAAGAGAGACTGGGAAGTTCACGAATTAGCAAGGTAAACAATTAGGCAGCTAAAAGAACATTAAGCAGCAGAGGGAATCAAACTACAGGACAATGCTGCATTGACAAAATTAAAGGCCCTGTATCCGAACAAGAATAAAATTTAAGTTAGAAAATTAGAGTccggaggagggtctcgacccgaaacgtcacccattccttctctccagagatgctgcctgtcccgctgagttactccagctttttgtgtctatctttggtgcaaaccagcatctgcagttccttcctacacagaaaattAAAGGCTCTGGATACGAAGATGATAGAATTTGTCATTGAGTTTGGTGGTGAAGGAGGATCACTGTGAAACCTGGCTCTTCAATCGAAGTAAAGGAAATCATGACAGTATGAGAGAAAAACTGGCTGAGGTGGATTGGAAGAACATTGATAAATATGAATGGTTAGCATTTACAGAAATAATAAATGcattgcaaaaaaataaatctctTTAAGGCATAGAGAAAGTAATTCAGCAGTAGCTGACGAGAAATGAAAGACTGTGCAATTCAAGAGATCGGCTCATGTGGTTGCCAGAAATAGCAGTAGGCCTGAGGATTGGATACATCTTCAAACACACAAAGGACCAAGACACTGACAGAGAAAAACAAGATAGAACATTATTGCGGAAAATGTGAAAATAGATTGTAAGAggcggtgcagcggtatagttgatgccttccagtgccagccctgggttcaattctgactaagggtgcttgtctgtacggagtttgtacgttctccccgtgacatcggaggcgggcacgggttattgattggggatgatcagccacgatcacattgaatggcagtgcaggctcgaagggccgaatggcctactcctgcacctattgtctattgtctattttcaagGTCACAACCCGAAAGATCACctctctgtgttctccagagatgctgcctagcccgctgagttactccagcactctgtgtccttttgtggaaactagcatctgcagtcccctgtttctgccttcttcaccatcctatttactggtgctgccaccttcagggaccTTTAGACTTGTGCACCAAGATTCCTTTATTGCTTAATACTTCCCAAGACCCTGCTATCTCGTATGTAGGCTGCCCCTATGTGATGCCTGAAAATGCATCACCCTCACACTTACAAGGATTAAATTCCATATACCATTACCCAGTCCATTTTATTAGCTGATCAGTTCTGTAAGTTTAGACTACCCTCCTCACTATCAGTAACATTACCTGTTTCTATGTCATTGCAAAGTTACAAATttatctagtttagagatacagcgcggaaacaggccattcggcccaccgagtccgcgccgacaagcgatccccacacactagctctatcctgcacacactggggacaatttacacggacaccaagccagttaacctacaaacctgtacgtctttggagtgtgggaggaaactgaagatctcggtgaaaacccacaaggAGCACGTACaaatccgtactgacagcacccgtagtcgggtttgaACCTGGGCCTCCAGTACTGTAGCAGCAACTCaccccgctgcgccaccaagctACCCATAGGTCATTAATCATAGGTCTGCATTCATACGGTGTACATCAAACAGCAAGGGTCTAGACACCAACACTTCCTATGCTATACACCAGTATATACACCAGGCTTGCAAACACAAAAACAGCCCTTCAACTATCAACCTCTTTTTCTtatcctctttggagaccctcggacgatctttaatcagactattggacattatcttgcactaaacgttattccacttAACATGTATCTGGAAGtcctgattgtaatcgtgtattgtcttccactgactggttagcacgcaacaacagcttttcactgtacctctgtacatgtgacaataaactaaactaaagcaagctAATTTTGGATTCAGTTTGTCAACTAGTCTTGGATCTCATGGGCTGATCCTAATGACAAGTGGTGGTGCTGTCAAGGTTTAGTCACTCCCAACTTATCTCTGGAAACGCATGGTATAGCCCATGCTTGCACCAAGGATGTGGAACTTAAACTGATCATCAGTCATTTGCTTCTGTTGAAATGTCATTCACCAaatttgattacaatcgagccatccaccgtgtacagatacatgatgaagggaataacttttagtgcattgcctatttccctctccatagatgctgcctgacagataTTTCCAGTTTttaatttatagacaataggtgcagcagtaggccattcggccctgcaccgccattcaatgtgatcatggctgatcatccccaatcagtaccccgttcctgccttctccccatatctcctgactccgctatctttaagagccctatttagctctctattgaaagtatccagagaaccggcctccaccgcagaggcagagaattccacagacttgcaaatctctgtgagaaaaagtgtttcctcgtctccattctaaatggcttaccccttattttggttttagttttagagatacaggccctttggccctccgagtccacgctgacaagcAATCAcctgcactatcctgcacatactacagacaatttacaattataccaagccaattaacctacaaacctgtacatctttgtagtgtgggaggaaaccggagaaaacccatgcaggtcacagggagaacgtacaagctccatactgacagcagctatagtcagaatcaaacctgagtctctggtgctgtaaggcagcaactctaccgctacaccaccgtgtcaCCCCACAATATGTGTGTCCTCATGAATTGTGTGCAGGTAACacaatgtttttttgttgttgtgattTTCAGCAAATGCGTCGCTCAGGTAACAAAGAAGAGAACAAACGAATCCTGATGGATCTGGATGTGGTGTTGAAGAGTCATGACTGTCCTTACATCGTGCAGTGCTATGGCACCTTCATCACCAATGTAAGCAGCTTCTCACCTTGtatcttcctttagtttagtttagagatacagcgcggaaacaggcacttcgatcCCCGCCCACTAGCtccatgctacacactagggacaatttacaatctttatcaaagccaattaattaatctacaaacccccacatctttggagtgggggaagaaACCAAAGCTTCTTTGGGGGGGGAAATCCACTCGTTCacgagaagaacgtacaaactccatacagagagaacccgtagtcaggatggaaccttgtgctgtaaggcagcaactctaccgctgtgtctctGTGCCGCCCCTTGTTAAAACATTCTGTTTGTGATGACTTGGCCTGTGCTTGTTAATCTCGAGACTGTGTAATGACCCAAGGTTGTTTTCCTGCAATGTGCAGACAGATGTGTTCATTGCCATGGAACTGATGGGCACGTGCGCTGAGAAGCTGAAGAAACGCATTCAGGGGCCTATGCCAGAAAGGATTCTCGGCAAAATGACCGTTGCGGTGAGTAAGGGTTGAGAACGAGACAAGCAACCACTTAACTGCCTGAAACCATGCAAAGAGAATATTCTCAATATTCTGAGATACAGTTTgtagatcgactgggcttgtattcactggaatttagaaggatgagaggggatcttatagaaacataaaattcttacaggattggacaggctagatgcaggaaaaatgttccccatgttgggggattccagaaccaggaggtcacagtttaagaataaggggtaggccatttaggactgagatgaagagaaactttttcacccagagagttgtgaatctgtggaattctctgccacagaaggcagtggaggcaaattcactggaagttttcaagacggagttagatagagctcttagggctaatggaatcaaaggacctggggagaaagcaggaacggggtactgattctggatgatcagccatgatcatattgcatggcagtAGACTGCCAACATTCAGAAGAtccaaaatacatgaaattaagtcaagtcaagtcacttttatttctatagcacatttaaaaaacaactcttgttgctttacattggtggaggtactaacgttatacaacagtggttcatagatttacatacataaatacacacataaaGCCCTCCctaagaggacatcaagaaaggcttgagagtaaagatgagttttaagtctcgacttagaaGAGCCgacggagggggcagttctgatgggaagggggatgctgttccacagtctaggagctgcaaccgcaaaggcacggtcgcccctgagcttacgcctagaccgcgggatgttcagcaaccccacgtcggctgatctgagggacctggaggtggtgtggtggacaAGTGGAAAGaattggggagggaaggggagtcagtctaccccacgacagaagggggaggagttgtacagtttgatagccagttGTACAGTTGTaataggagttgtacagtttgaaggatctcctgtggcgttctgtgctgcatcttggtggaaccattctgttgctgaaggtgctcctcatgtTAATTCCTCACATTACTCACAGGGCATGAGCTATAACTCCGAGCCACACTGAGCATTTGTGAAGTTTAgtttttgtttcatttaatttagagatacaacacagaaacaggccctttggcccgccgggtCCGCACATTAACAgtgtcctacaaacactaggggcagtttttacatttacactaagccaattaacttacaaacctgtacgtctttggagtgtgggaggaaaccgaagatctaggaaaaaacaggtgatggggagaacgtacaaactccgtgcagacagcacctgttgtcaggatcgaacccaggtctctggcctgTAAAGCAATAGCCCTTCTGCTACGCCATCATGCCGCCCTGTTTAACTTCAAACATCGTCAGAAAGTAGGAGCTGCagatttacaaaagaagacagaatgctggagcagctcagcaggtAGAGCCGAAACACAAATCCTTGCCCATCTGTGttctttgatgctgcctgtcccactgagcgactccagcactctatgtcttTGTTTTATAAAGATCAAGTCTCCATCTGTTGATAAAGATCCCTCCAACATCAAGCCCATGATCTGTAACGTCTGCTCACTAACGCGAGTTTATGTGACAATCGGCAGCAATAAATGAAAATAcattggaaagataaaatgtttaagaaagaactgcagatgctggaaaaatcgaaggtagacaaaaatgctggagaaagtcagtgggtgaggcagcatctatggagcgaaggaataggcgatgtttcgggttgagacccttcttcagtctgaaattcagtgggtgaggcagcatctatggagcgaaggaataggcgatgtttcgggttgagacccttcttcagtctgaaactcagtgggtgaggcagcatctatggagagaaggaataggcgacccttctttagtctgaagaagggtctcaacctgaaacgtcgcctattccttctctccatagatgctgcctcacccactgagtttctccagcatttttgtctaacttggaAAGATAAAAAGTGCCAGAATTATGTGATATTTCCGTCCGCTGTCGTTACTGTGTCCCGAATCAATAGTAGAAATGTTCCttttccccccccaaaaaacagaTTGTCAAAGCTCTCTTCTACCTGAAGGAAAAGCATGGTGTCATTCACAGAGATGTCAAACCTTCCAACATTCTTCTGGATGAGCGGGGACAAATCAAGTTGTGTGATTTTGGGATTAGCGGGAGACTGGTTGACTCGAAAGCAAAGACGAGGAGTGCAGGCTGTGCAGCATACATGGCGGTGAGTCTACGCGTCTGGTTATTAATGCTTACAGTCACGAGGAATAATTCTGTTTGTTGCTGTACAAAGAGTAAGATATTGGTGCATGCAGGTGCTCCCCAATTTACCATGCTTCAACttgcgatatttcgactttacgatcgaCAAACGCTCAGCAAAGGCAACGAGCCGCACGTCATGTCAGGTCACGTACGTTTTTTACTTGCGCTGTTTTTGGTTTacaatgggtttatcggaacgatcagccatgatcacgttgaagggcggcgctggcttgaagggccaaatggcctactcctgcacctattgtctattgtctattgtaacaccATTGCAGGTCAAGGAGCAGCTGTATTGTAATGCATACCAGTGGAGAGGGGTAGAGTATGCAGGAACGAACTGCaaaggctggtttacaccaaagatagacacaaaacgctggagtaacgcagcgggtcaggcagcatccatggataaaatgaatgggtgacgtttcgggtcgagacccttcttcagggtgtaGTGACGCTTAAAGAATATAGAGcggtacagcacagacacaggccctttggcccacaacggcTGTGCTGGACTTGAACccagggtgtgactggtccttgattatgctgctggccttgccgaggcagcgtgaggtgtaaacggagtcaatggaagggagctaGACTAAAGTGCtgtggaaactcagtgggtgaggcagcatctatggagcgaaggaaataggcaacatttcggtccgaaacccttcttcagactgatctagggtgggggggggcggggagaagagaggagaaaggaagaggaggagccacagggctgagggagagctgagaaggggaggagacagcaagggctaccggaaattggagaagtcaatgtttatgccactagggtgcagactgcccaagcggaatatgaggtgctgctcctccaatttccagtggtgctcactctggccatggacagaaaggtcggcttcggaatgggagggggagttgaagtgctgagccaccgggagatcaggttggttaatgcggaccgagcggaggtgttcggctaaacgatcgccaagcctacacttggtctcaccgatgtagatcagctgacatctagagcagcggatgcaatagatgaggttggaggagatgcaggtgaacctttgtcgcacctggaacggctgcttgggtccttgaatggagttgagggggaggtaaagcgacaagcggttgcaagggaaagtgcccggggagggggtagtacgggagggaagggaagaattgaccagggatagTGGGACTGTTGCAGAGAAATGACTGAATCTGTATTTCTGCTTTGTAGAAATAAATACTGAATCTGGTATTTTCTGATCCctttctgtctgcagccggagagGATAGATCCTCCCGATCCAACCAAACCTGATTACGACATCAGAGCGGACGTGTGGAGTCTGGGCATTTCACTGGTGAGGAACTGTGAGCAAGCTGGTTTATGACTTGTACTCTTCCTTCAGTTTGTACCGGTGGAGTCCGTGTAACCAAACTGTGATCCGTGTAACTAAACTTGCCACAAGTATAGTGCAGTAGCACACTTTTACAACTGGTGTATTGTGTACATTCACTGTAGTGCACAGGGACAGTCACATCTAAAGACACaacgagctggagtaactcagcgtgtcaagcagcatctctggagaacatggataggtaacgtttcaggtcggggcccttcttcagaataggtCTCGAAACAttccctatccacgttctccagagatgatgcctgacccgttgagttaatccagcatttcgtgtaacccagcatctgctgtttcttgtttGTACAGtcacatctttagtcagagggtgatgaatctgtggaattctttgccacagaaggctgtagaggccaagtcagtgaatatttttaaggcagagatagatagattcttgattagtacgggtgtcaggggttatggggagaagttaggagaatggggttaggagggagagata is from Amblyraja radiata isolate CabotCenter1 chromosome 35, sAmbRad1.1.pri, whole genome shotgun sequence and encodes:
- the map2k7 gene encoding dual specificity mitogen-activated protein kinase kinase 7 isoform X1; the protein is MAAFSLEQKLSRLEAKLKQENREARRRIDLSLDMSSPSSPRRPRPIIVITLSPAPAPSQRAALQLPLANDAGSRSSSSETSPQHHPPPSRPRHMLSLPQPLLQKSMESMEIEQKLQEIMKQTGYLTIGGQRYQAEISDLENLGEIGSGTCGQVWKMRFKKSGHIIAVKQMRRSGNKEENKRILMDLDVVLKSHDCPYIVQCYGTFITNTDVFIAMELMGTCAEKLKKRIQGPMPERILGKMTVAIVKALFYLKEKHGVIHRDVKPSNILLDERGQIKLCDFGISGRLVDSKAKTRSAGCAAYMAPERIDPPDPTKPDYDIRADVWSLGISLVELATGQFPYINCKTDFEVLTKVLQEDPPLLPQTMGFSMNFQSFVKDCLTKDHRKRPKYNKLLEHNFIKRYETLEVDVASWFKEVMAKTESPRSSSILSQQHLPIFSR
- the map2k7 gene encoding dual specificity mitogen-activated protein kinase kinase 7 isoform X2, whose translation is MAAFSLEQKLSRLEAKLKQENREARRRIDLSLDMSSPSSPRRPRPTLQLPLANDAGSRSSSSETSPQHHPPPSRPRHMLSLPQPLLQKSMESMEIEQKLQEIMKQTGYLTIGGQRYQAEISDLENLGEIGSGTCGQVWKMRFKKSGHIIAVKQMRRSGNKEENKRILMDLDVVLKSHDCPYIVQCYGTFITNTDVFIAMELMGTCAEKLKKRIQGPMPERILGKMTVAIVKALFYLKEKHGVIHRDVKPSNILLDERGQIKLCDFGISGRLVDSKAKTRSAGCAAYMAPERIDPPDPTKPDYDIRADVWSLGISLVELATGQFPYINCKTDFEVLTKVLQEDPPLLPQTMGFSMNFQSFVKDCLTKDHRKRPKYNKLLEHNFIKRYETLEVDVASWFKEVMAKTESPRSSSILSQQHLPIFSR
- the map2k7 gene encoding dual specificity mitogen-activated protein kinase kinase 7 isoform X3, which translates into the protein MLVKTYPALQLPLANDAGSRSSSSETSPQHHPPPSRPRHMLSLPQPLLQKSMESMEIEQKLQEIMKQTGYLTIGGQRYQAEISDLENLGEIGSGTCGQVWKMRFKKSGHIIAVKQMRRSGNKEENKRILMDLDVVLKSHDCPYIVQCYGTFITNTDVFIAMELMGTCAEKLKKRIQGPMPERILGKMTVAIVKALFYLKEKHGVIHRDVKPSNILLDERGQIKLCDFGISGRLVDSKAKTRSAGCAAYMAPERIDPPDPTKPDYDIRADVWSLGISLVELATGQFPYINCKTDFEVLTKVLQEDPPLLPQTMGFSMNFQSFVKDCLTKDHRKRPKYNKLLEHNFIKRYETLEVDVASWFKEVMAKTESPRSSSILSQQHLPIFSR